A genomic segment from Nicotiana tabacum cultivar K326 chromosome 9, ASM71507v2, whole genome shotgun sequence encodes:
- the LOC107759532 gene encoding putative clathrin assembly protein At4g32285 has product MAPSIRKAIGAVKDQTSISLAKVAGNVAPDLEVLVVKATTHDNEPADEKYIREILHLTSHSRGYVSAFVFAVSKRLSKTHDWVVALKALMLVHRLLTDGDPVLGQEIMYASRRGMRVLNMSDFRDEAHSNSWDHSGFVRTYAFYLDQKLEFTVYDRKLNDVDDKKRFEDGYGMDRRERSYSEFDESAGRGEKNGVTPVIEMKPERVLERLNQLLQLLDRFLACRPTGAAKNSRMVLVALYSLVKESFKIYADICEVLQFLLDRFAEMEYADCVKAFDAYVNAAKMIDELVGIYNWCKDIGIARSSEFPEVQIITDKLLGTLEGFLRERANRPRSPEISRVESSLAVEEEKQPDMNEIKALPPPENYIYTPPPQPGPQQRPDTQRVTENLVNLKDDGVTADGEGNKMALALFSGPVANGNGSWEAFPSDGEAGQVTSAWQTPAAEIGKADWELALVETASNLSKQKADLAGGFDSLLLNGMYDQGTVRQHVSNTQVTGGSASSVALPGPGNSSKPMLALPAPDGTVQPVGNQDPFAASLSVPPPSYVQMAELERKQQLLMQEQQLWQQYASNGMQGQMGLSKLAGTTSGYYGAGMQPSMPFGMPQNAGMGQPAGYYFTPL; this is encoded by the coding sequence ATGGCTCCGAGTATTAGGAAGGCAATTGGGGCAGTGAAAGATCAAACTAGTATAAGCCTAGCTAAAGTGGCCGGCAATGTTGCGCCAGACCTCGAAGTATTGGTTGTGAAAGCAACCACTCATGATAATGAGCCAGCAGATGAGAAATATATTAGGGAGATTTTGCACTTGACGTCCCATTCTAGAGGATATGTGAGCGCTTTTGTTTTTGCTGTGTCGAAGAGGTTAAGTAAAACCCACGATTGGGTTGTGGCGTTGAAGGCCTTAATGCTTGTGCATAGGCTGTTAACTGATGGAGATCCTGTACTCGGGCAAGAGATCATGTACGCAAGTCGGAGGGGGATGAGGGTCTTGAATATGTCCGATTTTCGTGATGAAGCTCACTCTAACTCGTGGGATCATTCTGGATTTGTTAGGACTTACGCCTTTTACTTGGATCAGAAGCTTGAGTTTACGGTCTATGATAGGAAGTTGAATGACGTTGATGACAAAAAGAGGTTTGAAGATGGTTATGGGATGGATAGGAGAGAGAGGTCCTATAGCGAGTTTGATGAGTCCGCTGGAAGGGGAGAGAAAAACGGTGTGACACCGGTCATAGAAATGAAGCCCGAGCGGGTTTTAGAGAGGTTGAATCAATTGCTTCAGCTTCTTGATAGGTTCTTGGCTTGTAGACCGACTGGGGCAGCAAAAAATAGTAGGATGGTGCTGGTGGCATTATATTCGCTAGTGAAGGAGAGCTTCAAGATTTATGCTGATATTTGTGAGGTATTACAGTTTTTGTTGGATCGGTTCGCAGAGATGGAGTATGCCGATTGCGTCAAGGCGTTTGATGCTTATGTTAATGCTGCAAAGATGATCGATGAACTTGTGGGAATTTACAATTGGTGCAAGGATATTGGGATTGCAAGGTCATCCGAGTTCCCAGAAGTGCAAATCATCACTGATAAGCTTTTGGGCACGCTTGAGGGCTTCTTGAGAGAGAGAGCAAATAGGCCAAGGAGCCCCGAGATAAGTCGGGTGGAGAGTTCATTAGCAGTTGAAGAGGAGAAACAACCAGATATGAATGAAATTAAAGCTCTTCCACCCCCAGAGAATTACATTTACACTCCTCCTCCTCAACCTGGACCTCAGCAAAGGCCAGATACTCAGCGGGTAACCGAAAACTTGGTTAATTTGAAGGATGATGGAGTGACAGCTGATGGCGAGGGTAATAAAATGGCGTTAGCTCTGTTTTCTGGTCCGGTAGCCAATGGAAATGGCTCGTGGGAAGCATTTCCGTCTGATGGAGAGGCCGGACAAGTAACTTCAGCTTGGCAGACACCGGCAGCTGAGATTGGCAAAGCTGATTGGGAGTTGGCATTGGTAGAAACTGCCAGTAATTTGTCAAAGCAAAAGGCTGATTTAGCAGGTGGTTTTGACTCACTCTTGTTAAACGGGATGTACGATCAGGGGACTGTGAGGCAGCACGTGAGTAATACTCAGGTGACTGGTGGGAGTGCCAGCAGCGTGGCATTGCCTGGACCAGGCAACAGTTCTAAACCTATGCTCGCTTTGCCTGCGCCTGATGGGACAGTCCAACCAGTAGGGAACCAAGATCCATTTGCTGCTTCACTTTCTGTGCCACCTCCTTCATACGTCCAAATGGCGGAATTGGAGAGGAAACAGCAGTTGCTAATGCAGGAACAACAGTTGTGGCAGCAATATGCGAGCAATGGGATGCAAGGCCAGATGGGTTTGTCCAAACTTGCTGGAACTACTTCAGGATACTACGGTGCTGGTATGCAACCATCAATGCCTTTTGGGATGCCACAAAATGCTGGAATGGGACAGCCAGCAGGTTATTACTTTACTCCCCTCTGA